The Spirosoma oryzicola region TCCCGTTGTTGATGATTTTGAACGGGCGTTGCAGTCAGTAGAAACAACCGAGGATATCGCAGCCGTGAAAGAAGGCGTGTCGTTGATTTACAACAAGTTGTTCAAGACGCTGGAAAGCAAAGGCCTGAAACCAATGATTTCGAAAGGCGAACCGTTCAACGCTGATCTGCACGAGTCGATTACCCAGTTTCCCGCTCCCAGCGACGATCTGAAGGGTAAAGTCATCGACGAAATCGAAAAAGGATACTATTTGAATGACAAGGTCATTCGATTTGCGAAAGTGATTGTAGGAAGCTAAAAAATGCATGATGTGGGACCGATGGTCTATGACAGGCAGACGCTTATCATAGACCATCGGTCCCATATTATACATCATTATACATGGCAACGAAGCGCGACTATTACGAAATACTGGGCGTTGATAAAAACGTCTCGGCGGAGGAATTGAAGAAGGCTTATCGGAAGATGGCCATCAAATACCACCCCGACAAAAATCCGGATGACCCTTCTGCTGAAGAGAAATTCAAAGAAGCGGCTGAGGCTTATGACGTTCTGAACGACCCGCAGAAAAAAGCCCGTTATGATCAGTTCGGTCATGCCGGAATGAGCGGTGCTGCCGGTGGCTACGGGGCGGGTGGCCCGACGATGGAAGATATTTTCAGTCAGTTTGGCGATGTCTTTGGCGACGACAATCCGTTCGGCAGCTTCTTCCGGGGTGCTGGTGGCGGTGGTGGTCAGCGGCAACGCGTTCGGCGCGGTTCCGACCTGCGCATCAAGCTGAAGCTGAACTTACAGGAGGTTGCCAACGGTGTTGAGAAAAAGATCAAAGTAAAACGGCACGTTAGCTGTACGACCTGCGGAGGTAACGGCTCCAAGAACGGTACGGCTGTTCAGACCTGTACAACCTGTAACGGAACGGGCCAGACGCGCAAAGTTGTCAATACGATGCTCGGACAGATGGTTTCGACCAGCACGTGTCCAACCTGTAACGGCGAAGGTAAACTCGTAACCGACCGTTGCGACGTTTGCTTCGGTGAAGGACGGGTATTGCACGAAGACGTTATTCCGCTTAAAATTCCAGCTGGTGTTGCCGAAGGAATTCAACTGTCGGTTGGCGGTAAGGGCAATGTTCCACCACGCGGTGGCGTAGCGGGCGATCTGCTGATCGTTATCGAAGAAGAGGAAGATCCGGATCTCAAGCGGGATGGCAGCAACGTGGTGTTCGATTTGTATGTCAACTTCGTTGATGCTGCCATTGGAACAAACGTTGAGGTACCGACCATTGACGGGAAGGCACGGATCACGCTCGACCCCGGTACGCAGAGCGGTAAAATCTTACGGCTCAAAGGAAAAGGCATTAAGGAGTTGAATGGCTACGGACGTGGTGATCAACTCGTTCATGTCAACGTCTGGACGCCCAAGGTGCTGTCGGCAGAAGAGCGTTCGTTGCTCGAAAAACTCCGTAATTCACCGAATTTCCAGCCAAGACCCAACAAGAACGAGAAGGGATTCTTCGACAAAATGAAGGATTTTTTTCACGGTTGATTTTTGATAACTAAGAGTGACTTTTTGATTCAACAAAAAGCCCCGTTCTGGGACTTTTTTGTTGAATCAAAAACCGGATTGCCGTTCAACGGAGCGTGTTAGGTATTGATTTTTAGGCGTATAGGCTTTAGGTTATTTCGTGCATCACCCAGTCGATGGTACCGAACGATGACGTTTTCGCTACCTTTAGATAAGTTCAGATGACGTTATTTTTCCAACGATAAATAATCAAATGATAATCGTTTAATTGGTGCGATTTTCCTAAATCTATACCACTACCATGCAAACACCTGTACTATCTACGCTTGCCCTTCTGGCGGCAACCACCCTGCTCATTACCGGATTTTCTACTAAATCAGTAGACCCATCTGTATCCGTTACTAAACGCATGCCCCCTGACCAGACGTTGATCAAACGAGGAGAATATCTGGTCAGCATAATGGGGTGCAACGACTGTCATTCACCCAAAACGATGGGACCGCAGGGGCCTGAGCCCGTAGCCGGCAAGCTGTTATCGGGCTACCCGGCTGGCCGTTCTCTTCCGAGCCGGAACGCCGATGTTCTGAAAGACTGGGTGTTGTTCAACAGTGATAACACCGCTGCCGTGGGACCCTGGGGCGTTTCGTTTGCCGCTAATCTGACGTCCGATGAGACGGGGATCGGCAGCTGGACCGAAGAGCAGTTCAAACGGGCATTGACCCAAGGAAAATCGAAGGGCATAGCCAATAACCGGATGCTCTTACCTCCGATGCCCTGGACGAATTATCGCACCCTAAAAGACGCGGATCTAAAAGCTATTTTTGCTTATCTCAAATCGACCAAGCCGGTAGCTAACGTCGTTCCCGATCCAATTGCACCTGCCCATTAAGTTGAACATCTAAGTATGTCAACCATCGTTTCAACGGAGATAGGTGTATAGCTTAGAAGCGTTGGTTGAAACACGCATTCGATTACTTGAATGAAGAACGTAGGGCTTGGGCGCGGGCATGTCAATGACGGGCCAGGCCGTTGTGCTGGCGACTGGAATAGCCGCTACGAATCCGAGCTATTTTGTCGTCATGTTATTTGACAAACCGTACGTCGATGGACTTGACTTCCCGAATCCAGCGGGCCGGTTTTTTCTCGTCGGGGACCACAACCCGGTACGGACCGACGCCCTGCGGTAGCGGAACACCGTCTACCTGATCGGCCAGTACAATCGTTCGCGTGGCAAAGTCGGGGTCGAGTTCGGGCAGGGCGAACAAGACTTCATAACCGTCTGCTGCTTTCACGACGGCTACTTTCATCAAATTCTTACCCCGTAGTTCATCGCCTAGCGTGACTCCGGCCTGTTTTAGCAAGGCAGATAGCGGTATGCCCGAATAGCGGTGTTCTTTGCTATCCCGATCTTTGGCGATCAAGTCGATATGGGGCATCGCTTTCAGGTCGGCTGCCTGTAAGGTAAGAGGGTTTGTCACTTCACCGGAAATTTTCAGCGCGGTTTGTGCCCGGCTGCTAAGCGCCAGGATGAGCACAAATGATAGACTAGCCAGAACCCGACCGATTGGTTTGATAGCTTGAAGAATGTTAGTCATGGATTTATAAATTGGTTAAGACGATAGTCACGAAGAAGTTACGACCCGGCTCCGGGAAGCCTTCGGCCAGCGCATCGTTTCGGTCAAACCGGTTGTTAACGCCCCTTCCAGGTTCACGTAGGGTTGTACCAAGGTCGTTATTTTCTAACAAATATAACGGTCTGCGCGAATTACCGCTTAGTCGTTAGGCCGATCAACGGGTGAGAACAAAAAAAGCTGCGAAATCCGTATCGATTCGATAACGGATTCCGCAGCATAAGTCTCAGAAAGTAACCTTGTACGATTGCTCTGTGATTACTCCAATGTCTTAACGCCGTTGATGGGTGAAGGTGACAACTGGTGCAGGTCAAACACGACGATTTCGTTCTGTCCTTTTTTCAGCCAGGTCGCCGGGCAGTATAGTCGCTTCTGGGGACCAATTTCCCAATAACGGCCTAGGTTATGGCCGTTTACGTACACAACGCCTTTCTTATAAGAACTCATGTCGAAGTAGGTGTCGGCTACCGAGCTAAGGGAGAATGTACCTTTGAAGAAATGGCCCGGTCGGTCGGCATCCTGCTGCGTCGGTTTAAGCTGATCGATGTAGCGGCTATCAAAAGGCAGGTTGTACACCTCCCAGTTCATCAGCGTCATGCTGTTGAGTGACACCCGGTCGGTGATACCCTTGCGGTCGATCATGTACTGCGCGAAGTTGATGCGTCCCATACCTTCTACCAGAATATCGAGCACCGGTTCCTTGTTGGACGTTTTGGGAAGTTCAATGCTCCATTTGCCGCCATCGCGGTATACATGACCGATGTACTTACCATCAAGATAAACCATTGCGTAATCGTGGGGTTCGGTCAGAGTGAGCGTGCCACTTTGGTAACCAGCGATTTTGGTGCGGTACAGGATAAACCCTTCGTTCTGGTCGAACATTTCCATCGGCTTAGGCTGGGCTACCCGCACCGGTTTAGGCAGATTTTGCCAGATTGTAGTAAACGCGTCGAGCTTGATTTCCGGGATGTCCATCGTTGGAATAGGAGCCGGAACATCGGGTAATGCGCCAACGTGCTGACCGATCAGCCGACGCAGGGCGTGGTATTTGGGGGTGGCTTGTCCCTGTTCGTTTATAGGTGCATCGTAGTCGTAGCTCGTCAGATCGGGTTGGTATTCCGTTGGTTTGAAGCCGTTGGCACCCGCCGTAAAGCCAAAGTTGGTGCCGCCATGAATCACGTACAGATTGAACGATTTCTTCGTGTCCATGAGAAAGCGAATCTCGCTCAGAAAACCCGCTGTATCAGGACGCGCCCATTTTTCGCCCCAGTGCGTTAGCCAGCCGGGGTACGACTCGCTGCTGAAAATAGGGACGCCGGGGTTGGTACGGGTTGCCAGATCGAAATTACTCTGGTTCGCACCGGGATCTAACCCAACGGCTACACCGGGTAACGAACCGGCCGCCAGGTTGGCAACGGCGGGTCCATCGGCGGTATAAAACGGTACGTTGATCCCGTTATCCTGCCACAGCTGATGAATTCGCTGCATGTAGGCGCGGTCGTTGGCGTAGCTGCCGTACTCGTTTTCTACCTGTACCATCAGGATTGGGCCGCCTTTACTGATCTGCAACGGTTTGACAAGCCCAGCCAGTTTCTTAATATATCGCTCGGCAGCCGCCATGTACGTTGGATCGAGGCACCGGACTTTTACGTCGGCGGTTTTGAGCAGGTAGGGGGGCAGGCCACCAAAATCCCATTCGGCGCAAACGTACGGACCGGGGCGTAGCAGAACCCATAATCCTTCCTCCTGAACGAGCCGGATAAATTCGACAATGTCACGGTTGTCTGTTTTAAAATCGAACACGCCGGGTTTTGACTCGTGGTAGTTCCAGAACACATAGGCTGCGATGGTATTACAGCCCATCGCTTTAGCCATTCGGATGCGCTGCTGCCAGTACGCACGCGGAATCCGAGCCGGATGCATTTCACCGCTAATTAACTGGAAAGGCTTGCCGTCTAACAGAAAATCCGTTTGACCTAAGGCGAAGGTGTGCTGACTACGTTGGGCGAGAAGGGAGCCACTGAACAGGCAACCACCCAGCATAAGACCGGTAACGATTGTAAAAAAAGAACGCGGTAAACTCATTGGCATGTTAGCGGGATGAAATAAAAGTCGAGTCAAATCCTGTTACGCAGAGTTGGCTCGCTCGCAAAAGTACGGCTTACGGGTTAGCAATACGGTCTTTTCATCTTCGAACTAGCTTGTCTAGTCCTGACTTAGATTGGTGAGTGGTGTCGGTTTCTTAAAACCGACACAAATTGTTGACGCGAAGTGTCGGTTTTAAGAAACCGACACCACTCACCAGGCTGAGAACTGGATTGGGACAAATCTAACATCTCGGACAATACTAGTTAGCGATACGGTCTTTTTGGGTTTAGAAGTCAGTCAACCCTTGCTAACTCCGCAGTGTTTTCGGAGTGAACCGATTTAGGCGATGGTTCGATAGCCGTTGCCTAAAACAGGTCTGGTTACCGGGGGCGTATTCAGTAACTTTCCCCGGTTCGGTACCGTACTCAATAGACGTCGCGGATGGCGGATGGCTGATGAGTGTGTAACGTCTGTCCTGGTAATGAGGGGTTCTGTGGATTACCGTTTGTTCACCCACTGTTACCAACTGATGACTTATCCGCGACTCAGAAACGAGTACGAACCAATCCATCCTTTTCTATTCACACCTGCATACTGAGCGGGTACAATTCATCGGTTCCCAGTTCATAAAATCCCTCCTCATGAAACGGCACATCTACCTTTTCCTGCTGACAGCGTTAGTTACGTCTACGGCAGTGGCCCAGCAGAGTTTACCTACCGCCAGTTTACCCGCTACACCCAAGCGTCCCGTAACCGATGTTTATTTCGGCAAGACGGTGGTCGATAATTACCGATGGCTTGAAGATATAAATAGCCCGGACGTGAAGGACTGGTTCAAGGCGCAGGGCGCTTACACCAACGCGGTACTCGACAAGATTCCGGGGCGGGATAAGCTGATCGAAACTTTCGTGGAATACGACAAACTCGTGTCAGTACGCTACGGTGAAATCAAGAAACGCGGCAATCTTTATTTCTACCGCAAGACGCTACCGGCTGAAAAAGTGGGTAAAATCTACGTTCGGCAGGGGAAAACGGGGACCGAAAAGCTGCTCTTCGATCCGACGGCGGTTGATAAAACCAAAACGTACTCGGTGACGAATTTCGCACCCAGTTCAGACGGTAAGCAGGTTGTCATTGGCCTACAGGAAGGCGGGGCTGAGCTGTCAACGGTTCGAACGATGGACGTAGCGACCCAAACGTTCCGGCCCGAAAGTATCACGGCGGTACAAGGGGGCGAGGTCAATTGGCTGGCCGACAATAGCGGGTTTTTCTATACACCCCAGAACTCAAACGACCCGAAAGATCCGAAAGGTAACCTCGATACAAAAGCCCGTATGCATCGGCTCGGAACCGATCCTAAAACGGACCCGGACCTATTTTCGCGCGCCAAGAACCCCGACATGGGTATCCGTCCCGACCAGTATCCGATCACGTTGATGTCCGGTGATAACACGCAGCTCTACGGGGAACTGGCTTCTGTGGACCGACGGGTCGATGCGTGGGTTGCCGACCCGGCTGACTTGGCGAAACCGGCCATTGCCTGGAAACGGCTGGCGGCCCCGTCTGATAGTGTCCGAAGTTACGTCAAAATAGGGGATCAATTGTTTCTGCACAGCATCAAAGGGGCACCGAACGGAAAAGTCCTGGTAACGGATGCGCGCAATCCCCAACCATCGTCGGCAACGGTACTGCTTCCCGAAGGCAAACAAAATATTAGCCGGGTGGTGCCGTCCAAGGATTTTCTCTTTGTGATCCTAAGCGATGGAATCAACGAAACCGTTCGGCAGTACGATGCGCGCAACAAGCAGTGGGCCGATGTTCCGGTCAAGATGACAGGCACCGTGTATGTCGAACCGTACGATGCGCCCCGCAGCAACGAAATTATCGTTTACGTAACGTCCTGGAACAATCCGGGTATGATGTATGACTATAATCCGGCTAATCAGCAACTGATCGTCAGTCCGTTTCACGTACCCATGAATTATCCGGGCGTGGCTGATCTAATCGTTGAGGAGCTAGAAATACCGAGTCACGATGGGACTAGGGTACCGCTTTCACTGGTGTACAAAAAAGGCCTCAAACGCGATGGAAACACCATTTGCTTTATGACGGGTTACGGTGCATATGGGTCTTCGGCTACACCGTACTTCAGCCGACGGAATCTGGCCTTGCTGAACCGGGGTGTTATTCTGGCCGAGACGCACCCGCGAGGAGGCTCTGAAAAAGGGCAGGCGTGGTATCAGGCCGGTTTCAAAACGACCAAGCCAAATACCTGGAAAGATTTCATCGCCAGTGGTGAATACTTGATTAAAAACGGCTATACCAGTGCCTCTAAGCTTATTGGCGAAGGAACCAGCGCGGGCGGAATTCTCATTGGTCGGGCCATTACCGAACGGCCTGATCTGTTTGCGGCTGCCATCAGCAATGTTAGCTGTTCCAACGCCTTACGAATGGAAAACTCGCCGAACGGTCCCGTTAATGCGCCGGAGTTTGGCACCGTCAAAGACTCGGTCGAGTGCATGGCCCTTTATGAAATGGATGCGTTTCAGCACGTGAAAGACGGCACCAAATACCCGGCGGTACTGTGCATAGGCGGTATGAACGACCCTCGCGTGATTGCCTGGCAACCGGGCAAACTGGCTGCTGCCCTGCAAACGGCCAGTACGTCGGGAAAGCCCGTGCTGATGCAGGTTAATTACGACAATGGTCATTTTACGGAAGACAAGGCCGTCACCTTTCGCAACTTTGCCAATATGTACGCCTTTGCGCTCTGGCAGGCGGGCCACCCTGATTTCCAGCCTAGGGCCGTGGTGAAGAAATAAACTCAGGTCAACTAATCCATTGTCCACACCGTATCAACTAGACCCGGATCATGATAAACGGCTCGTTGTTTCATTTCGAAAAAATAATCATTCTGCTTTCTCTGCTGACCGGAGCGACGGTTACAAAGTCGTTGCCCGAAAAGGTATTAGTTGCGCCGGTTCCCTGTACCATGAGCAACGGGAAGCCCCGACCGTACCCTTGCGAATTTGCCATACAAACCGTCTGGTTTATGGGTAAAAATGGAAACGTGGTTGGAAAAATTACGCCCGGAAATACAAGCGTTAAACTCCCTAAAAGCAAAGCCGACAGCAGCTTTACGTCTACTGCTGGCGAAAGTTTTATCTACACCGTTGCGGTGGATTTCCGACGCATCAATGTACCCGCTTTTCCTAAAAAAGAAGTGACGATTCCTGGTCTGGGTTTTTATACCATTAGCACCTCGACGGTCGATTCGCCCATTTCGCCGGGTGAGTTGACCGTCGTTCGTCGGCTGGATGTGGGTCCGAGCCTACCGAAATCGGGCCTCCGACCCGTTCGGGCTTCGTTCAAGCTGCAACTGAATTATGCCATGTCGGGTGGGCAGCCGACTCTGATTGCGCCGGTGCGGTACATTCAGATTGCGAACCCCATCACATTCACTAAATTTCCGTCGTCTATCAATCTGTATCGCGACCGGGCCGAAGCCTGGATTACCTGTAGCGCGTCCGTAGATTTCTCCAAATAAATAGCTTAACGTGAATAATGGGTATTTTTTGTCATCACTCGTACCTCGGGATGACAAAAAAGCGACATCAAAATGATT contains the following coding sequences:
- a CDS encoding molybdopterin-dependent oxidoreductase, with translation MTNILQAIKPIGRVLASLSFVLILALSSRAQTALKISGEVTNPLTLQAADLKAMPHIDLIAKDRDSKEHRYSGIPLSALLKQAGVTLGDELRGKNLMKVAVVKAADGYEVLFALPELDPDFATRTIVLADQVDGVPLPQGVGPYRVVVPDEKKPARWIREVKSIDVRFVK
- a CDS encoding prolyl oligopeptidase family serine peptidase, producing the protein MKRHIYLFLLTALVTSTAVAQQSLPTASLPATPKRPVTDVYFGKTVVDNYRWLEDINSPDVKDWFKAQGAYTNAVLDKIPGRDKLIETFVEYDKLVSVRYGEIKKRGNLYFYRKTLPAEKVGKIYVRQGKTGTEKLLFDPTAVDKTKTYSVTNFAPSSDGKQVVIGLQEGGAELSTVRTMDVATQTFRPESITAVQGGEVNWLADNSGFFYTPQNSNDPKDPKGNLDTKARMHRLGTDPKTDPDLFSRAKNPDMGIRPDQYPITLMSGDNTQLYGELASVDRRVDAWVADPADLAKPAIAWKRLAAPSDSVRSYVKIGDQLFLHSIKGAPNGKVLVTDARNPQPSSATVLLPEGKQNISRVVPSKDFLFVILSDGINETVRQYDARNKQWADVPVKMTGTVYVEPYDAPRSNEIIVYVTSWNNPGMMYDYNPANQQLIVSPFHVPMNYPGVADLIVEELEIPSHDGTRVPLSLVYKKGLKRDGNTICFMTGYGAYGSSATPYFSRRNLALLNRGVILAETHPRGGSEKGQAWYQAGFKTTKPNTWKDFIASGEYLIKNGYTSASKLIGEGTSAGGILIGRAITERPDLFAAAISNVSCSNALRMENSPNGPVNAPEFGTVKDSVECMALYEMDAFQHVKDGTKYPAVLCIGGMNDPRVIAWQPGKLAAALQTASTSGKPVLMQVNYDNGHFTEDKAVTFRNFANMYAFALWQAGHPDFQPRAVVKK
- the dnaJ gene encoding molecular chaperone DnaJ gives rise to the protein MATKRDYYEILGVDKNVSAEELKKAYRKMAIKYHPDKNPDDPSAEEKFKEAAEAYDVLNDPQKKARYDQFGHAGMSGAAGGYGAGGPTMEDIFSQFGDVFGDDNPFGSFFRGAGGGGGQRQRVRRGSDLRIKLKLNLQEVANGVEKKIKVKRHVSCTTCGGNGSKNGTAVQTCTTCNGTGQTRKVVNTMLGQMVSTSTCPTCNGEGKLVTDRCDVCFGEGRVLHEDVIPLKIPAGVAEGIQLSVGGKGNVPPRGGVAGDLLIVIEEEEDPDLKRDGSNVVFDLYVNFVDAAIGTNVEVPTIDGKARITLDPGTQSGKILRLKGKGIKELNGYGRGDQLVHVNVWTPKVLSAEERSLLEKLRNSPNFQPRPNKNEKGFFDKMKDFFHG
- a CDS encoding glycoside hydrolase family 35 protein, whose amino-acid sequence is MSLPRSFFTIVTGLMLGGCLFSGSLLAQRSQHTFALGQTDFLLDGKPFQLISGEMHPARIPRAYWQQRIRMAKAMGCNTIAAYVFWNYHESKPGVFDFKTDNRDIVEFIRLVQEEGLWVLLRPGPYVCAEWDFGGLPPYLLKTADVKVRCLDPTYMAAAERYIKKLAGLVKPLQISKGGPILMVQVENEYGSYANDRAYMQRIHQLWQDNGINVPFYTADGPAVANLAAGSLPGVAVGLDPGANQSNFDLATRTNPGVPIFSSESYPGWLTHWGEKWARPDTAGFLSEIRFLMDTKKSFNLYVIHGGTNFGFTAGANGFKPTEYQPDLTSYDYDAPINEQGQATPKYHALRRLIGQHVGALPDVPAPIPTMDIPEIKLDAFTTIWQNLPKPVRVAQPKPMEMFDQNEGFILYRTKIAGYQSGTLTLTEPHDYAMVYLDGKYIGHVYRDGGKWSIELPKTSNKEPVLDILVEGMGRINFAQYMIDRKGITDRVSLNSMTLMNWEVYNLPFDSRYIDQLKPTQQDADRPGHFFKGTFSLSSVADTYFDMSSYKKGVVYVNGHNLGRYWEIGPQKRLYCPATWLKKGQNEIVVFDLHQLSPSPINGVKTLE
- a CDS encoding c-type cytochrome; protein product: MQTPVLSTLALLAATTLLITGFSTKSVDPSVSVTKRMPPDQTLIKRGEYLVSIMGCNDCHSPKTMGPQGPEPVAGKLLSGYPAGRSLPSRNADVLKDWVLFNSDNTAAVGPWGVSFAANLTSDETGIGSWTEEQFKRALTQGKSKGIANNRMLLPPMPWTNYRTLKDADLKAIFAYLKSTKPVANVVPDPIAPAH